From a region of the Ardenticatena maritima genome:
- a CDS encoding FAD binding domain-containing protein, protein MKPPPFEYVAAHSLEEALDALATHGWDAKLLAGGQSLIPVLNFRLASPAVLIDLNPVRELAFVEANGVLRIGAMTRQRTLERHEHIARYAPLITAAMPFVAHPQIRTRGTIGGSLAHCDPAAELPAVCLALDATLVARSHRGERTIPARDFFFGLFMTALEPDEILTEIRIPPMTPDTRYAFREVARRHGDFALAGVALTLRLDAEGRIQSPRVALFGVHDAAVLAESAMRLLDGATPSEELLREAAHAVANDIEPSSDVHASAEYRTHLAQVLTARALHDALAQTTE, encoded by the coding sequence ATGAAACCACCGCCGTTTGAGTATGTTGCCGCACATTCGTTAGAGGAAGCCCTCGACGCGCTGGCAACCCACGGGTGGGACGCGAAACTGCTTGCCGGTGGGCAAAGCCTCATCCCCGTGTTGAACTTTCGCCTTGCCTCGCCTGCGGTGCTGATTGACCTCAACCCTGTGCGCGAACTGGCGTTTGTGGAAGCCAACGGCGTGTTGCGCATTGGGGCGATGACCCGCCAGCGCACGCTCGAACGTCACGAACACATTGCACGCTATGCGCCGCTGATCACCGCCGCCATGCCCTTTGTCGCGCACCCCCAAATCCGCACGCGCGGCACAATTGGCGGAAGCCTGGCGCATTGCGACCCCGCCGCCGAACTGCCCGCGGTCTGCCTGGCGCTGGATGCGACGCTGGTGGCGCGGAGTCATCGGGGCGAACGCACCATTCCCGCCCGCGACTTCTTCTTTGGGCTTTTCATGACCGCCCTGGAACCCGACGAAATCCTGACCGAAATCCGCATTCCGCCGATGACGCCCGACACACGCTATGCCTTCCGCGAAGTGGCGCGCCGTCATGGCGATTTTGCACTGGCGGGGGTGGCGCTCACCTTGCGGCTGGACGCTGAGGGGCGCATTCAGTCGCCGCGCGTGGCGCTGTTTGGCGTGCACGACGCCGCCGTGTTAGCCGAAAGCGCTATGCGCTTGCTGGACGGTGCAACGCCAAGCGAAGAACTGCTGCGTGAAGCCGCGCACGCCGTCGCCAACGATATTGAACCATCGAGCGATGTGCACGCCAGCGCCGAGTACCGCACCCACCTGGCGCAAGTGCTCACAGCGCGCGCCCTGCACGACGCCCTGGCACAGACGACCGAGTGA
- a CDS encoding (2Fe-2S)-binding protein yields the protein MQKLTIEVTVNGTTYRREVEPRRLLSDFLRHDLGLTGTHVGCEHGVCGACTILFDGEPARSCLMLAVQADGHTITTVEALAPDEKHLHPLQQAFREAHALQCGYCTPGFLMSLLPFVETHANPTDEEIREALAGNLCRCTGYQHIVEAVKLACRLMHAPQEA from the coding sequence ATGCAAAAACTCACAATTGAAGTGACGGTCAACGGCACAACCTATCGGCGCGAAGTGGAACCGCGCCGCTTGCTCAGCGACTTCTTGCGCCACGACCTGGGATTGACTGGGACGCATGTCGGCTGCGAGCATGGGGTGTGTGGCGCATGTACCATCTTGTTTGATGGCGAACCGGCGCGTTCGTGCCTCATGCTGGCGGTGCAAGCCGATGGGCACACCATCACCACCGTGGAAGCACTCGCCCCGGATGAAAAACACCTGCACCCGCTCCAACAAGCCTTCCGCGAAGCGCACGCCCTGCAATGCGGCTACTGCACGCCCGGCTTTTTGATGAGCCTGCTCCCCTTCGTGGAAACGCACGCCAACCCCACCGATGAGGAAATTCGCGAAGCGCTGGCGGGCAACCTTTGCCGCTGTACGGGCTACCAGCACATTGTTGAAGCCGTCAAACTGGCGTGCCGCCTGATGCACGCCCCCCAAGAGGCATGA